From a single Bacillus pumilus genomic region:
- the mnhG gene encoding monovalent cation/H(+) antiporter subunit G gives MIVIAKAIVIFFILLGAILCLVSAIGLLRLPDVYTRMHAASKASTLGVVLILVGVFFHEWFLAGIISAKILLGIVFIFLTAPVGAHLIGRAAYNTGVKMDKRSVQDDYGGFRNFVIKRKEDSYL, from the coding sequence ATGATCGTCATCGCTAAAGCCATCGTGATCTTTTTCATCTTGCTTGGCGCCATTTTGTGTCTCGTCTCAGCTATTGGTTTACTTCGATTGCCAGATGTTTATACACGTATGCATGCTGCGTCAAAAGCTTCAACACTTGGTGTTGTCCTGATATTAGTTGGGGTATTCTTTCATGAATGGTTTCTTGCCGGCATCATCTCTGCGAAGATTTTGCTCGGGATTGTCTTTATCTTCTTAACAGCTCCAGTCGGGGCACACTTGATTGGAAGAGCCGCCTACAATACTGGGGTCAAGATGGACAAACGAAGCGTCCAAGATGATTATGGCGGTTTTCGCAACTTCGTGATTAAACGAAAAGAAGA